Proteins from one Camelina sativa cultivar DH55 chromosome 8, Cs, whole genome shotgun sequence genomic window:
- the LOC104705889 gene encoding ultraviolet-B receptor UVR8-like, which produces MASATSVIAWGSGEDGQLGLGTDEEKELACVVEALEPFTVRSVVGGSRNSLAICDDGKLFTWGWNQRGTLGHPPETKTESTPCLVKSLANVKIIQAAIGGWHCLAVDDQGRAYAWGGNEYGQCGEEPSKDESGRPVRRDIVIPKRCAPQLTVRQVAAGGTHSVVLTREGYVWTWGQPWPPGDIKQISVPVRVQGLENVRLIAVGAFHNLALKEDGTLWAWGNNEYGQLGTGDTQPRSYPIPVQGLDDLTLVDIAVGGWHSTALTNEGEVYGWGRGEHGRLGLGDNDKSSKMLPQKVNLLAGEDIIQVSCGGTHSVALTRDGRIFSFGRGDHGRLGYGRKVTTGKPLEIPIDIPPPEGRFNHTDEEDDGTWIAKHVACGGRHTLAILEWKYDQEETE; this is translated from the exons ATGGCTTCAGCTACTTCCGTCATAGCCTG GGGCTCAGGAGAAGACGGGCAACTAGGACTTGGAACCGATGAAGAAAAGGAATTGGCTTGCGTCGTCGAGGCTCTTGAGCCTTTCACAGTTCGCTCCGTCGTCGGAGGTAGCCGCAATTCCCTCGCCATTTGCGATGATGGCAAG CTGTTTACATGGGGTTGGAATCAAAGGGGTACATTAGGACACCCACCGGAGACAAAAACAGAAAGCACCCCTTGTCTGGTTAAGTCTCTTGCCAACGTCAAGATTATTCAG GCAGCTATTGGTGGTTGGCATTGTTTAGCTGTCGATGATCAAGGCCGAGCATATGCTTGGG GTGGAAATGAATATGGACAGTGTGGTGAAGAGCCTTCCAAAGATGAGTCAGGTAGGCCTGTGCGGAGGGATATTGTAATCCCTAAGCGTTGTGCCCCGCAACTTACAGTCCGACAG GTAGCTGCAGGAGGTACTCACTCTGTTGTTCTAACCCGTGAAGGCTATGTGTGGACTTGGGGTCAACCGTGGCCTCCCGGTGACAT AAAACAGATATCTGTTCCTGTAAGAGTTCAGGGTCTTGAAAACGTTCGTCTGATCGCTGTTGGAGCATTTCATAATTTGGCTCTGAAAGAAGATGGGACTTTGTGGGCTTGGGGTAACAATGAATATGGACAACTTGGAACCGGAGATACCCAGCCGAGATCTTATCCTATTCCAGTGCAAGGCCTTGATGATCTCACTTTG GTTGATATCGCTGTGGGTGGATGGCATTCAACAGCATTAACCAATGAAGGAGAG GTCTATGGTTGGGGAAGAGGAGAACATGGAAGGCTCGGGTTAGGTGACAATGACAAGAGCAGTAAAATGCTTCCACAGAAAGTTAATCTCTTAGCTGGAGAAGACATCATTCAG GTCTCTTGTGGTGGAACTCATTCAGTCGCTCTGACAAGAGACGGTAGGATCTTCTCG TTTGGTCGGGGAGACCATGGTAGACTCGGGTATGGAAGAAAAGTGACTacgggaaaaccattggagattcCTATAGACATTCCACCACCAGAAGGACGATTTAACCAcactgatgaagaagacgatgggACATGGATAGCTAAACATGTAGCTTGTGGTGGCCGACACACTCTAGCTATTTTGGAATGGAAGTATGATCAGGAGGAAACCGAGTAA
- the LOC104705890 gene encoding 14-3-3-like protein GF14 upsilon — MSSSREENVYLAKLAEQAERYEEMVEFMEKVAKTVDTEELTVEETNLLSVAYKNVIGARRASWRIISSIEQKEDSRGNSDHVSIIKDYRGKIESELTRICDGILNILEAHLIPAASLTESKVFYLKMKGDYHRYLAEFKTGAERKEAAESTLVAYKSAQDIALADLAPTHPIRLGLALNFSVFYYEILNSSDRACNLAKQAFDEAISELDTLGEESYKDSTLIMQLLRDNLTLWTSDLNDEAGDDIKEAPKEVQKGEEQAAQPPPSQ; from the exons ATGTCGTCGTCCCGGGAAGAGAATGTGTACCTAGCCAAGTTAGCCGAGCAAGCTGAGCGTTACGAGGAGATGGTTGAGTTCATGGAGAAAGTTGCAAAGACTGTTGACACTGAGGAGCTTACTGTTGAAGAGACGAATCTCTTGTCTGTTGCTTACAAGAACGTTATTGGTGCTAGGAGGGCTTCCTGGAGGATTATTTCCTCCATTGAGCAGAAGGAAGATAGCAGGGGTAACAGTGATCACGTTTCCATTATCAAGGACTACAGAGGCAAGATTGAATCTGAGCTCACCAGGATTTGCGATGGCATTTTGAACATTCTCGAGGCTCATCTCATTCCTGCTGCTTCCTTGACTGAGTCCAAAGTTTTTTACCTTAAGATGAAGGGAGATTATCATCGGTACCTTGCTGAATTCAAGACTGGTGCTGAGAGGAAAGAAGCTGCTGAGAGCACTCTTGTCGCCTACAAGTCTGCTCAG GATATTGCTCTCGCTGATCTGGCTCCCACTCACCCTATCAGACTGGGGCTTGCTCTCaacttctctgttttctacTATGAgattctcaactcatctgaccgTGCATGCAATCTCGCAAAGCAG GCTTTCGATGAGGCAATCTCTGAACTAGACACATTGGGAGAGGAATCATACAAGGACAGTACATTGATAATGCAGCTTCTCCGCGACAATCTCACCCTCTGGACTTCTGACCTCAAT GACGAAGCTGGTGATGATATCAAGGAAGCCCCGAAAGAGGTGCAGAAAGGGGAGGAACAAGCCGCCCAACCACCGCCTTCGCAGTAA
- the LOC104705892 gene encoding COX assembly mitochondrial protein 2-like, giving the protein MGSYVEQARENHVKKKVEEALRSKMKAKALMECDQYVSKYAQCATGRTFSVVWTCRKQAKELNTCLHQFTNDNVLEEMKREYTLQEEGKVSASAM; this is encoded by the exons ATGGGGAGCTATGTGGAGCAAGCTCGTGAGAATCACGTCAAGAAGAAGGTCGAAGAAG CGCTGCGTAGCAAGATGAAGGCAAAGGCATTGATGGAATGTGATCAGTACGTCTCAAAGTATGCTCAATGCGCTACAGGAAGAACGTTTTCTGTGGTGTGGACATGTCGTAAGCAAGCTAAAGAGCTCAACACTTGCCTCCATCAATT CACCAATGACAATGTCTTGGAGGAAATGAAGAGAGAGTATACGCTTCAAGAAGAGGGTAAAGTCTCAGCCTCGGCCATGTGA